The following nucleotide sequence is from Photobacterium gaetbulicola Gung47.
CGAGCCAAGTGAATTCGAAGGTGCTTTGTCAAATGTATATATTCGCGTTAAAAGCGATGCTGGCATTTCATTTATGCCGCTTATGCACCTTAATCACAATATGCGCGCTTTCCGTACTGAAGCGGGATTGGTTGGCTGGGAAACCACCACAGAAGCTTTCCGTGCAACAGTTGTCATGAGCCTGGATGCACAATCTGAAAAAGTTTTCTTTACCACTCAGGTAGAAAACCTGCAAAAAGATGCTCTGAAATACGACTTGGTATTTGGTCAAGATCTTGCTCTTGCCGATGAAGGCGGCGTAAAAAGCAATGAGTGCTACGTCAGCCAATACCTGGATCATCAAGTATTTAACCTAGAGCAAGCGGGTTATGTTATCTGCTCTCGCCAGAACCTGCCTCAGTCTACGGGTAACCCTTGCTCTCAAATTGGCTCACTGACTGATTCAATTGTTGGTTACTCAACTGACGGTTATCAGTTCTTTGGCAAGAACTACCGTTTTGAGCCAACGCCAGTAGTACTTTCTGAGCCGACGCTAGCTAACGAAAAACTACAGTTTGAAATGGGTTATGTTGCGCTGCAAACTGCGGACATTACACTGGCCCCTGCGCAACAATCTCAGTCGGTATTCTACATTGCCTTCGGTACTCACCTTGAAGGGGCGAATGTTGCTGAAGCGGGTGATCTTGAGGCTATCAAAGCGGCATATTCAGCGCCTGCAATGACCGCGGCAACAGAACAAACACTGCCTTCATTCTTCCTAAATGGTTATAACGTGCTTGTTGGCGACGAGCTTACGGCAGAAGAAATCAAAGACTTCTTCGGTGAAGAGCGTCGCTTTGCTGAAGAGCAAGACGGCAAGCTATTGTCTTTCTTCTACGGTAAGCAAAAAGGCGAAAGCCGCTATGTGACATTGCCTGCGAAAGAGCGTGTGCTTGAGCGTTCAACCGGCCACATGGTTTCTTCTGGCAACTGCCAGGACTTCCAAAATGCCGTGATGAGCTCAACCCACGGTATGTATGGTGTGTTCAACTCACATGTCGTCATTGGCAATACTTCATTCAACAAACTGTTGGGTGTCGACCGTACGTCTTTGAACCTGTTTAAGTACAGCGGCCAGCGTATCTGGGTGAAGGAAGGCGATGATTTCCGTATCCTTTCGATGCCATCTGCCTACGAGACCGGTCTTAACTTCTCGCGCTGGGTATACAAATACCAGCAAGGTTATATCGTTGTAACCAGCTTCAGTGCGCAGGATACCTCTTCAATCCAGCTAGACATCGAAACCGTTAATTTATCTGATGCGCTTGAAGTCATTGTGACCAACCAAATGGTAATGGGTAACAATGAAAATGATGCCAATGTCGTGGTTGAACACAAAGATGACTACATGACAGTATCTGGTGATTTCGAGCTGATGAACTCGGTTCACCCTGAGCTGACCTATGCGATTCGCCCTGATGCTTCACTGGCGGAAGTGTCGCTAGTGAAAGCTGACGACAGTGTTCGTTACGTACTGTTCCAAGGTAAGGTACAAGACAAGGCAAGCCTAACAATTCAAGGTGCCATGAACGCTGATCAGGTAACGGCTCCGCTAACACTCGACTTTGCTGCTGAAATTGAAAAATACCAAGCTTCACAGCACGCACTGATCAATAACTTCCACATTGATTTCGAGAACGACAGTTACAACGCCCAGAAGTTGAATGACACTATGCAGTGGTTCACCCACAACGCATTGGTGCACTACAGCACGCCACACGGCCTAGAGCAATACTCTGGTGCGGCGTGGGGTACGCGTGATGTCTCTCAGGGCCCATTCGAATTCTTTATGTCGATGCAGCGCTATGACCGTGTAGTTGACCTATTGAAAACCATCTACAGCCACCAGCATATCGAAACCGGTACTTGGCCGCAGTGGTTCATGTTCGACAAATACGCCAAGATCCAGCAGGAAGACTGCCACGGTGACATCGTAGTTTGGCCTTTGAAAGCCATTGCTGACTACATCACGGCCACCGGCGATCTGGATGTACTGAACATTGAAGTGCCATACACCAGCATCGAAGACGGCTTTACCTTTACACCGGAAACCTACACCCTGTTTGCCCACGTTGAGCGTCAGGTTAAACACATCATCGACAACCTGATCCCGGGCACATCGCTATCATGCTACGGTGACGGTGACTGGGATGATACCCTGCAGCCGGCTAACCAAGCCCTGCGTGAAAACATGGTCAGTGGCTGGACTATCCCGCTAACCCTGCAAGCGCTGAAGACGATGAGTGCCGCGCTTGAAGGTAATCCTGATTTCGCCGTTTTTGTTCACAAGATCAATAAACTGGCTATCGAAATGGAAGAGGATTACAACAACTTGCTGATCAAAGACGGTGTTATTGCTGGCTTTATCCACTTACCGAACAAAGACGTTGATCAGGTTGAGTACCTCCTTCACCCGTCAGACAAGAAAACAGGCATCAAGTATCGCCTGCTGCCGGCCTCACGTTCGATCATCTCTGAAACGTTCGACAAAGAGATGGCAGACAAGCACATGGCCATCATCGAAGAGAACCTGGTTCACCCTGACGGCGTGCGCTTGATGGAGAAAATGGCGAAATACCAGGGTGGTAAGCAGAGCTACTTCAAGCGTGCCGAGCTGGCTGCAAACCTTGGCCGTGAAGTGGGCCTTCAGTACTGCCACGCCCATATTCGCTTCATCGAAGCTCTGTGTAAGATGGGTAAAGCGGATGAAGTGGCGCAGAACCTGTACAAGATTGTCCCTGTGGGTATTCAAAAGGCCGTACCGAACGCAGAAGTGCGTCAGTCCAATGCTTACTTCTCAAGCTCTGACGGTAAGTTCAATGACCGCTACGAAGCGTACCGTGATTTCGACAAGCTGAAGAAAGGCGAAGTCGCAGTGAAAGGTGGCTGGCGTATCTACTCGAGCGGCCCTGGTATCTACATCAACCAGGTGATCAGTAATGTACTGGGTATCCGTTTCGATAACGAGTCTTTGGTACTGGACCCTGTGATTGCCAAGCAGATGGGTAAAGTGACGCTGGACTTCACGCTATACGGCAAGCCATGCCGCTTGGTGATTAACCCAGAGCAAGGGACTTACACACCGAAACGTGTTGAGCTTAACGGTGAAGAGCTTGCTATCTCGCTAATGCCAAATGCTTACCGTACCGGTGGGGCGCTTATTGAGAAGCAAGTTGTTGCCTCTATGCTACAAGACACCCAAAACGAGTTGGCGATCTGGCTGTAGCCAATGGGCCTGACACCCCGGATTCCGGGGTGTCAACCTCATCGTCGGTCGTATTCTGTGTTATGCGTCAACGTTACTCTGTTCTGATTTGTAGAAACGTTTTACATGATCCGTTATACTTCAAGTTAACTAGCTGCAAATACAAAATATTATTTTCGTAAGCAAGGCTGTAACTGTTACGGTTTAAGTAAAAGGAAAAAGGTTTAGCTAATGAGGCCTACAATCAAAGATGTCGCAAGAGAAGCGAAAGTGTCTATTTCGACAGTGTCTTATGCGATCAACAACAGTGATCGTATTAGCGAGAAGACTCGCAACCATGTGTTAGAAGTAGCGAAAAAGTTGAACTACTCAGCGAACAGTAATGCTAAACGTCTAAGACAGAAGAATGTGGGTGCCATTGGTATCTTCTTTAACTCTTGGTTCGGTCCTATCTATAGTGAGTTGGTTCAGGGAATTGAGCGCAAAGTTCACGAAATGGGTTATGACTTGATTGCCTGTAGTTTGTTCGGCGGGTCCGAGTCGACGGCGCACCGCTACCTCAAGGATCAGATGATTGATGGTGCCATTATCTTGAGCAACGCCTTTGATGATGATTTCCTGAAGTCGGTCGCTTCAAAAGACTTACCAATTGTTGCCTTGGACCGTGAAGTCAAAGCAGAGCATATTTACAATATCCTGATTGACAACTTCGGTGGCGCATTTGGTGCAACCAAGCAGCTTATTGCAAGTGGGTGCCAGCAAGTTCACTACTTCTGTGGTCCTGATGACTCATACGACAACCAGAAACGCTTGGAAGGCTACATTGCCGCGCTTGGCTTCTACAATGTCAAATTTGATAACAATTTGATTATTAAGTCTGATTTTACCGAAGAAGACGCATATTTGAAAATGAAGGAAATTATTGACCAAGGTGAAACACCGAAAGCAATATTTTCTGCAAATGATGAAATGGCTCTGGGTATTATCCGGGCTGCAAATGAAAGTGGTATTAAAATTCCAGAGCAACTAAAGCTCATTGGTTTTGACAATATCAGAGAATCTGAAAGAACGACACCGGCATTAAGTACTGTTACTCACCATAAGTATGAAATGGGTGTTAAAGCTGTTGAAGTACTATTTAGTGCGATGAATAGCGAAGAAGAAATTGAACAAGTAACAATTCTACCAACTCAAATTGTTGAACGAGAAACCGTGTAGTTTTTATATTTGTTTTATTCTTTCTTTTAGGTCCAAAAACATATCTAACAATTGGTTGCCATGAAAATTTCATGGCAACAGCCATGTTTTGTGATTTGGGGCAATATTATATAGCCTTATAAGGATAGCGAAATGAAATACAAGTGGCTTACAGTTCTCTTAGTTGCCATGGCAAGTTCTGTTTGTGCCAAAGAAAGAATAGAGTTTATGGTGTCATCAGGTGACCAGATGGCATTCGTTAATGAAGTTATCAAACCTGAATATGAAAAGCGTTATCCTGATGTTGAATTAATTCTCACTAACGATGGCAACCTCGAAACACGTATGGCCGCGGGTGATTACCCCAATGTGTATGCCGGGATCTTTGGTTACATGGTACCAAGGTACGCCAAGTTAGGTCGCTTGATGTATCTTGACGACTTCGACGGCTTCGATGAAATGACAGATCGCATCGAACCGCAATTTATGGAAAAGCACTTTGGCCGCCAGTATT
It contains:
- a CDS encoding LacI family sugar-binding transcriptional regulator (COG1609) produces the protein MRPTIKDVAREAKVSISTVSYAINNSDRISEKTRNHVLEVAKKLNYSANSNAKRLRQKNVGAIGIFFNSWFGPIYSELVQGIERKVHEMGYDLIACSLFGGSESTAHRYLKDQMIDGAIILSNAFDDDFLKSVASKDLPIVALDREVKAEHIYNILIDNFGGAFGATKQLIASGCQQVHYFCGPDDSYDNQKRLEGYIAALGFYNVKFDNNLIIKSDFTEEDAYLKMKEIIDQGETPKAIFSANDEMALGIIRAANESGIKIPEQLKLIGFDNIRESERTTPALSTVTHHKYEMGVKAVEVLFSAMNSEEEIEQVTILPTQIVERETV
- a CDS encoding hypothetical protein (COG3459) — protein: MIHTISDSSHVVSNGLLNLEFTEHNVLKNIKSGNVMVNLYEPSEFEGALSNVYIRVKSDAGISFMPLMHLNHNMRAFRTEAGLVGWETTTEAFRATVVMSLDAQSEKVFFTTQVENLQKDALKYDLVFGQDLALADEGGVKSNECYVSQYLDHQVFNLEQAGYVICSRQNLPQSTGNPCSQIGSLTDSIVGYSTDGYQFFGKNYRFEPTPVVLSEPTLANEKLQFEMGYVALQTADITLAPAQQSQSVFYIAFGTHLEGANVAEAGDLEAIKAAYSAPAMTAATEQTLPSFFLNGYNVLVGDELTAEEIKDFFGEERRFAEEQDGKLLSFFYGKQKGESRYVTLPAKERVLERSTGHMVSSGNCQDFQNAVMSSTHGMYGVFNSHVVIGNTSFNKLLGVDRTSLNLFKYSGQRIWVKEGDDFRILSMPSAYETGLNFSRWVYKYQQGYIVVTSFSAQDTSSIQLDIETVNLSDALEVIVTNQMVMGNNENDANVVVEHKDDYMTVSGDFELMNSVHPELTYAIRPDASLAEVSLVKADDSVRYVLFQGKVQDKASLTIQGAMNADQVTAPLTLDFAAEIEKYQASQHALINNFHIDFENDSYNAQKLNDTMQWFTHNALVHYSTPHGLEQYSGAAWGTRDVSQGPFEFFMSMQRYDRVVDLLKTIYSHQHIETGTWPQWFMFDKYAKIQQEDCHGDIVVWPLKAIADYITATGDLDVLNIEVPYTSIEDGFTFTPETYTLFAHVERQVKHIIDNLIPGTSLSCYGDGDWDDTLQPANQALRENMVSGWTIPLTLQALKTMSAALEGNPDFAVFVHKINKLAIEMEEDYNNLLIKDGVIAGFIHLPNKDVDQVEYLLHPSDKKTGIKYRLLPASRSIISETFDKEMADKHMAIIEENLVHPDGVRLMEKMAKYQGGKQSYFKRAELAANLGREVGLQYCHAHIRFIEALCKMGKADEVAQNLYKIVPVGIQKAVPNAEVRQSNAYFSSSDGKFNDRYEAYRDFDKLKKGEVAVKGGWRIYSSGPGIYINQVISNVLGIRFDNESLVLDPVIAKQMGKVTLDFTLYGKPCRLVINPEQGTYTPKRVELNGEELAISLMPNAYRTGGALIEKQVVASMLQDTQNELAIWL